In the genome of Deinococcota bacterium, the window GGCGCCAGGAGGAGGTAGGGGGGACGCCTGCGCGCCCCCGCCCTGATGGCTTTGGGCAAAGCGTTCAAGAGGGTTGGCGCCCTTTCATCTCCCCTGCCCCGTTGGCAAGGGGACGGCCAAGGTGACCCGTGTCGGCGAGGTTAAGAAAGGGGTCTCCGCTTGACACGTGTTCATGACCCTGTCCTGGAGGGGTGAGGGCGCTGTTCAGCGCTGCAGGTCGCGAGCCAGGGCCTCCAGCGCTTCTGCCGGAGCCTGCCTGCCGCCGATGACCGCGGGCCAGTAGCTGTCGTTCCAGAGGCTCAGCAGCCTGGCCCGGCCGGGCGCCTGGTGCTGGACGGGAACCTCGTCCGCCACCTCGCGCAAGAGCGCCGCTAAGGACTGGCCCGCGAAGTAGTCGTCGGGCTGGTAAAGGCGCTCGTCCTCCCAGGCGGGGCGGTAGGCGGTGAAGCTGGTCGCCCCGAAGTAGCGTTCGACGTTGGCCTCAGTCGAGGTGGTCACGTACTCGATAAAGCCCCAGGCCTCGTCCGTGTGCGGGCTGTCTCCGAAGATGAGCAGGCCCAGGCCGGAAAAGGAACTGGTGCGGCGGCCCTCGGGGTCGTCCGGCCAGCGGGGCAGGGGCATGGCGCGCCACTGCCCCGCCATCTGCGGGGTGATGCCCCTCAAGAAGTCGAGCCCGAACCAGTCCGCCCCGATGACGGTGAGGACCTGGTCGCCCGCCAGCATCTGGGTGAGAAAGGGCGGGTCGAAGATGGTGCCGCGCGGCGGCTCGGTGGCGAGGCCCTGCTCCTCGAGGCCGACGAGCCACTCGAGGGTGTCTACGGCGATGTCCGAGCTTACCTGCAAGTTGCCCTCGGCGTCGTAGGCATCGACACCGCGCTGGCGCATGAGGATGCCCCAGTAGGAGGGGTCCAGCGCGATCATGTACTCGCCGTCACGGTCGCCCGTCAGCCGCTGGCCGACCTCGACGAAGTCG includes:
- a CDS encoding extracellular solute-binding protein, with amino-acid sequence MTAKTMLGLVLLLLLAWQGAGAQTLEMWTSSGEDRAYYQAMAERYREEIDPDFALTVNAYGFQEMPDRLSVAIRTGQNTPDIVQLEENFLGIYLGEEQVPFADLSERVREAGLGETIVEARLELFSYGGAVYGIPQSLSAVVLYYRHDLFEERGVDAEDIETWDDFVEVGQRLTGDRDGEYMIALDPSYWGILMRQRGVDAYDAEGNLQVSSDIAVDTLEWLVGLEEQGLATEPPRGTIFDPPFLTQMLAGDQVLTVIGADWFGLDFLRGITPQMAGQWRAMPLPRWPDDPEGRRTSSFSGLGLLIFGDSPHTDEAWGFIEYVTTSTEANVERYFGATSFTAYRPAWEDERLYQPDDYFAGQSLAALLREVADEVPVQHQAPGRARLLSLWNDSYWPAVIGGRQAPAEALEALARDLQR